From Vigna angularis cultivar LongXiaoDou No.4 chromosome 11, ASM1680809v1, whole genome shotgun sequence:
CTCCTCGTGTTGAAGAGGTCCCTAGAACTTGGTATTTTCATCACTGCCTGCCTGCACTTCTGCTTGAAAAGGAGGAACACAAACCTATGGATGCCTATGTTTGGCCTTGGAATTTCATAGTTCACCACCTCATTTCCTGTTCCATTGCAtgttacaaaaaagaaaaacatatacaTAGATTTTTATGAAAGTTACTCTCTCTCTGCTATGCATGTGTCTGTAAAAAGATTCAATAACTTACCAAATGTGGTGTCCGTTGTGCCAGGGATGTCCGTGACTATCCTGTGAGTTATTAAATATGGTCAGACGCTTTGTTTCAGATGAAATCACCTATGCAAATGCATGTGCTGCATCTGAAGCTCTTCCTCATGCAtggcaaaataaaaaaaaaagaactagaCGACCCAGTGGTAGGGTTTGAAATCATAAACCAATAATGAATACAAGTCAAGTAAACTCTGCATGTGATGGTTTactgatttttttgtttttttaatttatttatttagtatcaTACCAGTGTAAATGTTCCCTGAGATATGGATCACTAGGGCCAGGAACATCTGGATCTGTCATGAGCTGAAAGAAAGGCATGGAAATGGAACAGTGAGATGCATGAAAAGATTGAAGTGATGAAGGAGGGTGGAGTGAAAGAAGAAGATGGTACAAGAGTGAAGAAGGATCTCATGTCGCCTCCACGAATCTGAACCTTAGGCTTGTTGGTTACTGAGGAAGGGAAAAACTCATGACCGTTATAGACCTGCTTATTGTTGTTGTAGGAGACAGTGATTTTCACAGTTGGAGAGAAAAGATCCACAACATCTCCGATCACCCTCCCAATCACAAGAGGGTCTGTTGATATCATATTCATGGCTACAGACTTTGAAGGTGGGACTGAAGCTGTGGCAACCAAATAGTTAATGTTGCTGCTTTTGAGGGCTTGCTGTTGTGAATATGAGTAGAaaccctatatttatagttgGGAGTCGTAGTGGGAAGCCATAATTCAAGAATAGGGAGAAAAGTGGAACCTTATGAAAAAGGCTCAAGTTGCTTTtcacatttacaaaaatattggTAACGTATAAAATAACATATCTtagcaaaaatataaaatagtcatatattaaattaattttaatattaatacattttttagatattatatattGCAAAACAACATTTTGCATTTTGGtacaatttttttgaaaaattataggTTGATTTGAAAAGAATTACGAATATGTATAAGTTGTGTTactttaatacaattttattgaGATAAAGTCTTCATTTTCGGAAATTTTCATGAGAGGATGTCTTAAATATTCACCTTGTAACTATGTTAAAAATGATTGATTGACGAAAATTATAGTTtaagtaaaagaaagaaaaatagagaaatgaaatataaatatatagaatatttatttatgtattatagGGGTGAAGTTAGCTAGAACGTAGGAGAGATTCCGAGAAATTGTATATTAGGAAACATAGAGAATTTGAGGTTGGAAGGCATCGTTAAACAGAGGAAAATATATGGGACCATTGCCAATAATGGTAAAATTCCCATATTAGAACCTTCCCAAATTAAACATTGGTGGTAAAATTACCATAATTTAAGCAGAGTTTGGAGTATAAAGGTATTCGAGAGtcagaaattaagaaaaataaaggtaGTGGCTATGGTCATTTCACAGAAAAGAAGATTCAGATGGAATCACCACTTTTCATATTGAAATTGAATGGCTCTTTCAGGAACACCACAACCATCAAATTATTGTCCACttctcattatatatatatatatatatatatatatatatatatatatatatatatatatatatatatatatatatatatatatatatatatatatatatatatatatatctgctCTAATCACTTGCCACCAACTcacttcaaaattattttatttctaaatatgtATATTCATCTTCCGGAAAATACACCAATCTTCTATGTCATTAGAAAAACATATCCAagacttaattatatttttaacttttcaaccATCATCATGTCTTTACAATAATGTTTTCCAGATGATTTCATGGCCGAATGCACTTTAGCATTCAATCTTAAATGCAGAAGTTCACCAAACTGAAAACAACCTAACATTCGACCACAGAATAAccttatacataaaaaaattgtaatttgatttttcatgtgttttagtttttatattatttttattttattgattttttatttttcaaaataatttaatcaagatcaatttattaaattcgtcttaataatatttaaaagtatcacttgtcaaaatttaaatttatcatacattaaatctaataaactatattttatgttaacattttattgatttaacaCGAGACACTttttaagtagaaaataaatcatattttaacacttttcaaataatattagttcaatttaataaaattatcatattaaaatttaaaaaagaaacagaaataattcaattatataaaataaataaagaccaAAACAAATATAGAATTAAGATTGTAATTGAAACATCTTTTGCGCTTGGATGTCTTCGAGATATACTAAAAAAAGTAGTAATGGAGCTACCAACTAATTATACtgttaaaataaacttactttACCTTCAAATAGCATCGAAATTATGATTCGAAAATATTTGGATCTCTCCTAATAGTCCATACAAGTAAAATATCTACAAAGAGTGATATAAATAAGgttaaaaatactaatttagcatttattttcatttgattttgttaatttaatcataatattttttatgttcgattccaattttatttaatttttttaatttaatttaaataattaaaagataataaaccgtgtatgttatatgttagtctatgatatttttattttttttaaaaatttaaatttttctttcattttttcttaatttaaaaataaaagtcacTCATACTTCAAATCAATATCACGCCACATGTTTGGGTTAGTAATATGTGTCagtgttaataatatatatatatatatatatatatatatatatattagtgttttatattcaaatgtcactaatattaatttttgacACTGATACTAACACATAATTCACTTTAACACATGACACTATTACGATTATATGACGTAATATCGATTTGatatgtgaattttttttttaaattaaaaaaaataaaaaaaaatcatgaacggatatatgatataattgtttattgtttattaattacttaaatagtaaaaatgactaaattaaaaagaaattgataataatttaaattctattaaaaaaaatattaagaccGAGTtgagaaaactaaaataaactattaatattttaatctataaataaaCTAGCATCCTAATATGAAAGGTTAACTCCTCTCATTTTTCTTATTACTCATAAAACTacgatttttcaaaaatattaacttGAATGTCAGAGACACGACACTGTGTAAGATTTTCTAAAATACTCTGAAAGTATATCATGATTAAATGGAGCCACTTTAATATTGTAAGAACAATATATTAGCAACAGATAACCTAGCTTCTCACATGATTGATAATTAGATTAATAGTACAATCTCATGTATATGGTTTTCCATCAAATCTATgatacatttaatatttttgagatAACAAATTAAACTGAGTCTTTTCAAAGAATTTTGCATATATCACATATTAGTAGTGCTTGGcttcaacttcttgttttttcttttcctatgaAGTCAACATTCAATACGCAAATTAAATCATAATGTTATTTGGAGTTTTTTTTAAGTTGCATGAGTAATTAGACAATATTATCATGGAGGCACCACATATGCTTTAAGGAATCTAATTTAATATTGAAGAGCAAAGATAAGGTTTCATTAATTCGTTATTATTCTCTTACAGTCACCTTATAAATTGAATAACCAATGATAAAGACAGGACTATCCCTCTTAATCAAAGTGAAAAGACATGTAAAATTGAATAAGAATATATttcatgtttaatttaaatatatttgtggAAAAATTATTGTAAGGATTGCTGTTGTGTC
This genomic window contains:
- the LOC108333334 gene encoding CEN-like protein 2; the protein is MNMISTDPLVIGRVIGDVVDLFSPTVKITVSYNNNKQVYNGHEFFPSSVTNKPKVQIRGGDMRSFFTLLMTDPDVPGPSDPYLREHLHWIVTDIPGTTDTTFGNEVVNYEIPRPNIGIHRFVFLLFKQKCRQAVMKIPSSRDLFNTRSFAEENDLGLPVAAVFFNAQRETAARRR